In Oryza brachyantha chromosome 2, ObraRS2, whole genome shotgun sequence, a single window of DNA contains:
- the LOC102712966 gene encoding protein RICE FLOWERING LOCUS T 1-like, giving the protein MANDSLATGRVIGDVLDPFVSTVDLTVVYGGGADDSMPVISGVELRAPAVEDRPAVEVGGDDLRVAYTLVMVDPDAPNPSNPTLREYLHWMVTDIPASTDATYGREVVCYERPNPATGIHRMVVVLFRQLGRETVYAPPVRHNFSTRAFARRYNLGAPVAAVYFNCQRQAGSGGRRFTGPYVSRRRQQP; this is encoded by the exons atggcCAACGATTCCTTGGCTACAGGGCGTGTGATCGGCGATGTCCTGGACCCCTTCGTCAGCACTGTCGACCTCACTGTCGTGTATGGCGGCGGTGCCGACGACAGCATGCCAGTTATTAGCGGCGTTGAGCTTCGTGCGCCGGCGGTCGAGGATAGACCGGCGGTCGAGGTTGGGGGAGATGATCTTCGCGTCGCATACACTCTG GTGATGGTGGATCCTGATGCCCCTAACCCTAGCAACCCAACCCTGAGGGAGTACCTGCACTG gatgGTGACTGACATCCCAGCGTCAACCGATGCTACATACG GGAGGGAGGTGGTGTGCTACGAGAGGCCGAACCCGGCGACGGGGATCCACaggatggtggtggtgctgttcCGGCAGCTGGGGAGGGAGACGGTGTACGCGCCGCCGGTGCGCCACAACTTCAGCACCAGGGCCTTCGCCCGCCGCTACAACCTCGGcgcccccgtcgccgccgtctacTTCAACTGCCAGCGCCaggccggctccggcggccgccgcttcACCGGCCCCTACgtctctcgccgccgccaacaacCCTAA